A part of Macaca mulatta isolate MMU2019108-1 chromosome 12, T2T-MMU8v2.0, whole genome shotgun sequence genomic DNA contains:
- the CXCR2 gene encoding C-X-C chemokine receptor type 2: MESFNFEDLWKGEDFSNYSYSSDLPPSLPDVAPCRPESLEINKYFVVIIYALVFLLSLLGNSLVMLVILHSRVGRSITDVYLLNLAMADLLFALTLPIWAAAKVNGWIFGTFLCKVVSLLKEVNFYSGILLLACISVDRYLAIVHATRTLTQKRYLVKFVCLSIWSLSLLLALPVLLFRRTVYLTYISPVCYEDMGNNTAKWRMVLRILPQTFGFILPLLIMLFCYGFTLRTLFKAHMGQKHRAMRVIFAVVLIFLLCWLPYHLVLLADTLMRTRLINETCQRRNNIDQALDATEILGILHSCLNPLIYAFIGQKFRHGLLKILATHGLISKDSLPKDSRPSFVGSSSGHTSTTL, translated from the coding sequence ATGGAGAGTTTCAATTTTGAAGATCTCTGGAAAGGTGAAGATTTTAGTAATTACAGTTACAGCTCTGACCTGCCCCCTTCTCTACCAGATGTCGCCCCATGTCGACCAGAATCCCTGGAAATCAACAAGTATTTTGTGGTCATTATCTATGCCCTGGTATTCCTGCTGAGCTTGCTGGGAAACTCCCTCGTGATGCTGGTCATCTTACACAGCAGGGTCGGCCGCTCCATCACTGATGTCTACCTACTGAACCTGGCCATGGCCGACCTACTGTTTGCCCTGACCTTGCCCATCTGGGCTGCCGCCAAGGTGAATGGCTGGATTTTTGGCACATTCCTGTGCAAAGTGGTCTCACTCCTGAAGGAAGTCAACTTCTATAGTGGCATCCTGCTACTGGCCTGCATCAGTGTGGACCGTTACCTGGCCATTGTCCATGCCACACGCACACTGACCCAGAAGCGCTACTTGGTCAAGTTCGTATGTCTCAGCATCTGGAGTCTATCCTTGCTCCTGGCCCTGCCTGTCTTACTTTTCCGAAGGACTGTCTACCTGACCTATATTAGCCCAGTCTGCTATGAGGACATGGGCAACAATACAGCAAAATGGCGGATGGTGTTGCGGATCCTGCCCCAGACCTTTGGCTTCATCTTGCCGCTGCTGATCATGCTGTTCTGCTATGGATTCACCCTGCGCACGCTGTTTAAGGCCCACATGGGGCAGAAGCACCGGGCCATGCGGGTCATCTTTGCTGTCGTCCTCATCTTCCTACTCTGCTGGCTGCCTTACCACCTGGTCCTGCTGGCAGACACCCTCATGAGGACCCGGTTGATCAACGAGACCTGTCAGCGCCGCAACAACATCGACCAGGCCCTGGATGCCACCGAGATTCTGGGCATCCTTCACAGCTGCCTCAACCCCCTCATCTACGCCTTCATTGGCCAGAAGTTTCGCCATGGACTCCTCAAGATTCTAGCCACACATGGCTTGATCAGCAAGGACTCCCTGCCCAAAGACAGCAGGCCTTCCTTTGTTGGCTCTTCTTCAGGGCACACTTCCACTACTCTCTGA